The region CTGCCGGGTTGCGAATCGAACAGCCGGTAGCCCCGTGCCGCAGGTTCTTCGACCATCTTCCCCAAATCCTGCTCGCGCACATCACAGACACGGGCGACCTCGCCAAATGGCAAAGCGGTGCCAAAGCCGATCTCCGCGACCTGTGGCGATGGCGCCGTGGGCGCGATGCCGCAGGCTGAGGGAAGCGCTGCCATAACTAGAAGGCTGATGCGTCGGTACATGGTCGGCTCCCCTTTGGTTGTCAGGGAATTAGCGCAGCCACCGCTTGCCGTCCACCAATGGGCCGGAAAAAGGGCGGATCTGCGCGCGCCGCCGGGGTTAGATTTCCTCGACTTCCATCACCCCGTCGAGCGAGCGGATCGCGCCTTTGATCTGCGGTGTCACCGGGAACTCGCGGCCCAGATCGACCTCGACCTCGCCGGGTAGGCTTGGGTCCATCAGGCAGAACTGCACCGGCCCCTTGCCCGCCGCCTTGACCGCTTGGCGCGCGCCGTCGAGCACATCGGCCACCGCCTGAATCGCCCCCGGCCCGTCGATAAAGACCCGCAGCCCCATACTGCCCGCATCCGCCACCGCCGCATCAATGGGTGCCACCGACCGGCCCAGCAGCTTGAGCTGATCGCTTTCCATCGTGGCCTCGACCGTGATGACGATTTTTGAGCCGACTTCGAGATGTTCCCGCGCAAGTTCCAGCGTGTCGGAGAACAGCGTCACCTCATAGCCGCCCGTGGTGTCAGATAGCTGCGCAAAGGCAAAGCGGTTGCCCCGCGCCGATTTCCTCTCCTGCCGCCCGGCCACGACCCCCGCCAGCCGCGCATTCATCGCACCGCGGGTGCTGACCTTCTCGGTCAACTCGTCCAGCGTCAGGAAAGGCAGCCCAGTCTCCCGCGCCCATTTGCGACGCAGCGGGACCATGTAGTCATCAAGCGGATGGCCCGAAAGATAAAAGCCCACCGCCTTGAACTCCTCGGCCAGCCGCTCCGCCGACTGCCAGTCATCGCAGGGCAGCATGCGCGGCTCAGGCAGATCATCGCCCGCCTCGCCAAAGAGCGAGACCTGATTGCTGGCCTTCTGCTCATGGATCGCCGCCGAATAGCTGACCAGCCCGTCGAGCGATTGAAACACCCGGCGCCGGTTGCTGTCGAGTTGATCAAAGGCCCCCGAGCGCACCAGCATTTCCAGAGGCCGCTTGCCGACGCGTTTCAGGTCGACTCGCCGCGCGAGGTCGTAGAGCGTAGCGAAAGGCCGATCGACGCCATCCACCTTGCGCCCCTCGGTCACCAGCTTCATCGCTTCAAGTCCGACGTTCTTCAGCGCGCCCAACGCATAGACCAGCGCGCCATCAACCACTTTGAACGAGGCATCCGAGCGGTTCACACAGGGCGGCACCCAAGGCAGCTCCAGCCGTTTGCGCACCTCTTCGAAGTACACGGCCAGTTTGTCGGTGAGGTGAATATCGCAGTTCATCACCCCGGCCATGAACTCAACCGGGTGGTTCGCTTTCAGCCAAGCGGTTTGGTAGCTGACCACCGCATAGGCGGCCGCGTGGGATTTGTTGAAACCGTAGTTGGCGAATTTTTCGAGAAGGTCGAAAACCTCCGCCGCTTTCTTCTTGTCGACGCCATTGGCCATCGCGCCCTTTTCGAACTTGGGGCGCTCCTTGGCCATCTCCTCGGCAATCTTCTTACCCATCGCACGGCGCAAGAGGTCCGCGCCGCCGAGCGAATAGCCCGCCATGACCTGCGCGATCTGCATCACCTGTTCCTGATAAACGATGATGCCTTGGGTTTCTTCAAGGATGTAGTCGATGCTGGGGTGCACCGATTCCAGCTCGCGCTGGCCGTTTTTCACCTCACAATAGGTTGGGATATTCTCCATCGGGCCGGGACGGTAGAGCGCCACAAGAGCCACGATATCCTCGATACAGGTCGGCTTCATGCGTTTAAGCGCATCCATCATACCGCTGGATTCCACCTGAAACACGGCGACGGTCTTCGCGCTGGAATAGAGCTTGTAGGTCGCCTTGTCATCAAGCGGGATGGTGGCGATGTCGTCGATATGCCCCTCGGGCGGCTGATAAAGCTCGCGCCCATCGGCGGCGAGATGCAGATGCCGCCCGCCCGCCTTAATCTGATCCACGGCGTTTTGAATGACGGTCAGGGTTTTCAGGCCCAGAAAGTCGAACTTGACCAGCCCGGCCTGTTCAACCCATTTCATGTTGAACTGCGTGGCAGGCATGTCAGAGCGCGGGTCTTGATAAAGCGGCACAAGCTGGTCCAGCGGCCGGTCGCCAATCACCACCCCCGCCGCGTGGGTCGATGCGTTCCGCAGCAACCCTTCGACCTGCTGGCCGTAATTCAACAGCCGCGCCACGACCTCTTCGTTCTTCGCCTCTTCCCGCAGACGCGGCTCATCAGCCAACGCCTTTTCAATGCTGACGGGTTTGACCCCCTCAACCGGAATCATTTTGGACAGACGGTCCACCTGCCCATAGGGCATCTGCAACACGCGCCCAATGTCGCGCACCGCAGCTTTGGACAGCAGCGCACCGAAGGTAATGATCTGCCCGACTTTGTCGCGGCCATATTTTTCCTGCACATAGCGGATCACCTCTTCGCGGCGGTCCATGCAAAAGTCGATGTCGAAGTCGGGCATCGACACTCGTTCGGGGTTGAGGAAACGCTCAAACAGCAGCGAATAGCGCAGCGGATCGAGGTCGGTCACTGTCAGCGCATAGGCCACGAGCGACCCCGCCCCCGAGCCCCGCCCCGGCCCCACGGGAATGTCATTGTCCTTGGCCCATTGGATGAAGTCGGCAACGATCAGGAAGTAGCCGGGAAACCCCATGCCTTCGATGATGCCCAGTTCGAAATCGAGGCGCTTTTGGTATTCCTCGACGCTCACCGCATGCGGGATCACCGCCAGACGC is a window of Sulfitobacter sp. W027 DNA encoding:
- the dnaE gene encoding DNA polymerase III subunit alpha → MSNDPRFIHLRSHSEYSLLEGALRLKKLPGMCRDAGMPALALTDSNNMFAALEFSVAMAGAGVQPIIGCQVDVAYVEVQPGEKPRPPAPMVLLAQSELGYENLMKLNSCLYLDKGGAVAEVALDELEALSADIICLTGGPLGPVGMLLQGGQRPAAEALMARLKAAFGDRLYVELQRHPEDGGQPEPERLTERGFVEMAYAMDIPLVATNDVYFPKPDMYEAHDALICISEGAYVDQQQPRRRLTAQHYFKSQAEMATLFADLPEALSNTVEIAKRCAFMAYRRDPILPKFADDEVAELRRMANEGLQARLAVIPHAVSVEEYQKRLDFELGIIEGMGFPGYFLIVADFIQWAKDNDIPVGPGRGSGAGSLVAYALTVTDLDPLRYSLLFERFLNPERVSMPDFDIDFCMDRREEVIRYVQEKYGRDKVGQIITFGALLSKAAVRDIGRVLQMPYGQVDRLSKMIPVEGVKPVSIEKALADEPRLREEAKNEEVVARLLNYGQQVEGLLRNASTHAAGVVIGDRPLDQLVPLYQDPRSDMPATQFNMKWVEQAGLVKFDFLGLKTLTVIQNAVDQIKAGGRHLHLAADGRELYQPPEGHIDDIATIPLDDKATYKLYSSAKTVAVFQVESSGMMDALKRMKPTCIEDIVALVALYRPGPMENIPTYCEVKNGQRELESVHPSIDYILEETQGIIVYQEQVMQIAQVMAGYSLGGADLLRRAMGKKIAEEMAKERPKFEKGAMANGVDKKKAAEVFDLLEKFANYGFNKSHAAAYAVVSYQTAWLKANHPVEFMAGVMNCDIHLTDKLAVYFEEVRKRLELPWVPPCVNRSDASFKVVDGALVYALGALKNVGLEAMKLVTEGRKVDGVDRPFATLYDLARRVDLKRVGKRPLEMLVRSGAFDQLDSNRRRVFQSLDGLVSYSAAIHEQKASNQVSLFGEAGDDLPEPRMLPCDDWQSAERLAEEFKAVGFYLSGHPLDDYMVPLRRKWARETGLPFLTLDELTEKVSTRGAMNARLAGVVAGRQERKSARGNRFAFAQLSDTTGGYEVTLFSDTLELAREHLEVGSKIVITVEATMESDQLKLLGRSVAPIDAAVADAGSMGLRVFIDGPGAIQAVADVLDGARQAVKAAGKGPVQFCLMDPSLPGEVEVDLGREFPVTPQIKGAIRSLDGVMEVEEI